A portion of the Pseudorasbora parva isolate DD20220531a chromosome 1, ASM2467924v1, whole genome shotgun sequence genome contains these proteins:
- the nap1l4b gene encoding nucleosome assembly protein 1-like 4b isoform X2, translating to MDADNEAKGKVSDQAMKNPQALAALQDKIDSVSHSASIMDSLPKSVKRRVNALKNLQVNSTHIEAKFYKEVHELERKYSALYQPLFDKRRNFLSGEVEPTDEECEWQSDHEDEAALAEDLKKKAAIEEKTEDANEEKPKGIPEFWLTIFRSVDMLSDMLQEHDEPILKHLQDIKVIFSGPDQAMSFTLEFHFEPNEYFTNTVLTKVYKMKSEPDAEDPFSFEGPEIIDCEGCEIDWHKGKDVTVKTIKKKQKHKGRGTARVITKQVPNDSFFNFFNPIKVSPDKELDEDSEYTLATDFEIGHFFRERIVPRAVLYFTGEALEDDESFEEEELDEGEEEDQDEEDEDDEEDGDSK from the exons GTAAGGTGAGCGACCAGGCGATGAAGAACCCACAGGCATTGGCAGCTCTTCAGGACAAAATAGACAGTGTCTCACATAGTGCTTCCATCATGGACAG CTTACCGAAGTCTGTGAAAAGAAGAGTCAATGCCTTAAAGAATCTTCAGGTTAACAGCACACACATCGAAGCCAAGTTTTACAAGGAGGTGCATGAGCTGGAGAGAAAGTATAGCGCTCTTTATCAGCCGTTATTTGACAAA aGAAGAAACTTTCTCTCTGGAGAAGTGGAACCCACTGATGAGGAATGTGAATGGCAGAGTGACCATGAGGATGAAGCAGCATTAGCA GAAGATCTGAAGAAGAAAGCTGCTATAGAGGAAAAGACAGAAGATGCTAATGAGGAGAAACCCAAGGGAATTCCAGAGTTCTGGCTCACCATATTCCGGAGTGTGGACATGCTGAGCGATATGCTGCAG GAGCATGATGAGCCAATACTTAAACATCTTCAAGATATTAAAGTGATATTTTCTGGTCCTGATCAGGCTATG agctTTACATTAGAGTTCCATTTTGAACCCAATGAATACTTTACCAACACAGTCCTCACAAAAGTATACAAAATGAAATCAGAGCCAGATGCAGAGGATCCGTTTTCGTTTGAGGGACCAGAAATCATCGATTGTGAGGG GTGTGAAATTGATTGGCATAAAGGCAAAGATGTGACGGTTAAAACAATCAAAAAGAAGCAGAAGCACAAAGGGAGAGGGACAGCGAGAGTCATCACCAAACAAGTGCCCAATGACTCGtttttcaactttttcaacCCTATTAAAG TTTCGCCAGATAAAGAGTTG GATGAGGATTCAGAGTACACCTTAGCCACAGATTTTGAAATTGGCCATTTCTTCAGGGAAAGAATCGTTCCAAGAGCAGTTTTGTATTTCACAGGAGAAGCTTTGGAGGATGACGAAAGT TTTGAGGAGGAGGAACTGGATGAGGGCGAAGAGGAG GACCAAGAtgaggaggatgaggatgatgaaGAGGATGGAGACTCCAAG TGA
- the nap1l4b gene encoding nucleosome assembly protein 1-like 4b isoform X1, whose protein sequence is MDADNEAKGKVSDQAMKNPQALAALQDKIDSVSHSASIMDSLPKSVKRRVNALKNLQVNSTHIEAKFYKEVHELERKYSALYQPLFDKRRNFLSGEVEPTDEECEWQSDHEDEAALAEDLKKKAAIEEKTEDANEEKPKGIPEFWLTIFRSVDMLSDMLQEHDEPILKHLQDIKVIFSGPDQAMSFTLEFHFEPNEYFTNTVLTKVYKMKSEPDAEDPFSFEGPEIIDCEGCEIDWHKGKDVTVKTIKKKQKHKGRGTARVITKQVPNDSFFNFFNPIKVSPDKELDEDSEYTLATDFEIGHFFRERIVPRAVLYFTGEALEDDESFEEEELDEGEEEDQDEEDEDDEEDGDSKPVDPQPAECKQQ, encoded by the exons GTAAGGTGAGCGACCAGGCGATGAAGAACCCACAGGCATTGGCAGCTCTTCAGGACAAAATAGACAGTGTCTCACATAGTGCTTCCATCATGGACAG CTTACCGAAGTCTGTGAAAAGAAGAGTCAATGCCTTAAAGAATCTTCAGGTTAACAGCACACACATCGAAGCCAAGTTTTACAAGGAGGTGCATGAGCTGGAGAGAAAGTATAGCGCTCTTTATCAGCCGTTATTTGACAAA aGAAGAAACTTTCTCTCTGGAGAAGTGGAACCCACTGATGAGGAATGTGAATGGCAGAGTGACCATGAGGATGAAGCAGCATTAGCA GAAGATCTGAAGAAGAAAGCTGCTATAGAGGAAAAGACAGAAGATGCTAATGAGGAGAAACCCAAGGGAATTCCAGAGTTCTGGCTCACCATATTCCGGAGTGTGGACATGCTGAGCGATATGCTGCAG GAGCATGATGAGCCAATACTTAAACATCTTCAAGATATTAAAGTGATATTTTCTGGTCCTGATCAGGCTATG agctTTACATTAGAGTTCCATTTTGAACCCAATGAATACTTTACCAACACAGTCCTCACAAAAGTATACAAAATGAAATCAGAGCCAGATGCAGAGGATCCGTTTTCGTTTGAGGGACCAGAAATCATCGATTGTGAGGG GTGTGAAATTGATTGGCATAAAGGCAAAGATGTGACGGTTAAAACAATCAAAAAGAAGCAGAAGCACAAAGGGAGAGGGACAGCGAGAGTCATCACCAAACAAGTGCCCAATGACTCGtttttcaactttttcaacCCTATTAAAG TTTCGCCAGATAAAGAGTTG GATGAGGATTCAGAGTACACCTTAGCCACAGATTTTGAAATTGGCCATTTCTTCAGGGAAAGAATCGTTCCAAGAGCAGTTTTGTATTTCACAGGAGAAGCTTTGGAGGATGACGAAAGT TTTGAGGAGGAGGAACTGGATGAGGGCGAAGAGGAG GACCAAGAtgaggaggatgaggatgatgaaGAGGATGGAGACTCCAAG CCCGTGGATCCTCAGCCTGCAGAGTGCAAACAACAGTAG